The following coding sequences lie in one Amycolatopsis cihanbeyliensis genomic window:
- a CDS encoding aminotransferase class III-fold pyridoxal phosphate-dependent enzyme yields the protein MTADQRYRRITAEPPRMGENRQREILRTEFGVTPAAVRPLAGETDRNLWVADGSGAEYVLKVCAAAEERAVRFQAELLRHLAERDPELAVPRVVPGTAGADVVACQDGSLARLLTWLPGTPLAEVSRYSHELLTDVGTAAGRLAAATGAWQPAHAPQPHYWEFPHAVTVLADSLPRLADADLRAAVTGIHAEFVPLLDRLPDLPQAVVHHDLNAFNVLVERRGQRRRVSGLIDFGDALRTARVADLAVLLSSAMRGSARPLRVASLLTAAYHAACPLTEAELDLVFPLAAIRAAAVAATTARLDSSGEHGDPRHRSPAAAALVRTLAQTPAAVGTGVIRRACGLPAGPDTAAVTGWLADNAGTFRGVVCARTRPVDLSAGSPVFDEADPRDPATLRAAAQAAIVAARPAVPVTRYGEPRFLAPARRGTATGEPANVPTGVELFPAGDEPVFAPVAGTVEATDPDLVLRHEPVRGVRFWTGYSGLATGLETGAEVAAGRRIGTVRADAGVPSPPRLGIRLSTVPVTSWSDIPALVPPSEAPVWQELLPDPTALTGQPEPAAWSPVLDRVLGTRAERLPATHPTYYDEPITMVRARDCWFYDEHGRSYLDSLNNVTLLGHGHPRLVDAATRQLRRLNTNSRFVYQSLTEYADALTATLPEGLDVVYFVNSGSEANDLALRMARYVSGRQDVVIIDDAYHGYTAAVSDVSPSRYRHYGKPGTTHPTPVPDRYRGPYGYADPRAGARYAGHVIDTFERLAGQRRAPTAFLFESLLAGAGQIVLPPGYLETVFAAAKRHGAFTIADEVQVGFGRLGEAFWGFQTQGPELVPDFVTMGKSMGNGFPVAALVTTRAISEAFDASGRFFSTYGGNPVACAVGLELLRVLEDERLQDNALHVGRYFRDRLAELASTHELVGDVRGQGFYSGVELVRDRGTREPAPAETLLVCERLKDEGILVYPTGPHGNVLKLKPPLTFTRAHADEFTSTLDNILEAGW from the coding sequence ATGACCGCCGACCAGCGGTACCGGCGGATCACCGCGGAGCCGCCCCGGATGGGCGAGAACCGGCAGCGGGAGATCCTGCGCACGGAGTTCGGCGTGACGCCGGCGGCCGTCCGGCCGCTGGCCGGAGAGACCGACCGCAACCTCTGGGTGGCGGACGGCTCCGGTGCCGAGTATGTACTCAAGGTCTGCGCTGCCGCCGAGGAGCGGGCGGTGCGGTTCCAGGCCGAGTTGCTGCGGCACCTGGCCGAGCGGGACCCGGAACTGGCGGTACCGCGGGTGGTGCCCGGCACCGCGGGCGCCGATGTGGTGGCCTGCCAGGACGGGAGCCTGGCCCGGCTGCTGACCTGGCTGCCGGGCACCCCGCTGGCCGAGGTCTCCAGGTACTCGCACGAGCTGCTCACCGACGTCGGCACGGCCGCGGGCCGGCTGGCGGCGGCGACCGGCGCCTGGCAGCCCGCGCACGCACCCCAGCCGCACTACTGGGAGTTCCCGCACGCCGTTACCGTGCTGGCCGACTCGCTGCCCCGCCTCGCCGATGCGGACCTGCGGGCCGCGGTCACCGGCATCCACGCCGAGTTCGTGCCGTTGCTGGACCGGCTACCGGACCTGCCGCAGGCTGTGGTGCATCACGACCTCAACGCCTTCAACGTGCTGGTCGAGCGGCGCGGTCAGCGGCGCAGGGTCTCCGGGCTGATCGACTTCGGGGACGCGCTGCGGACCGCGCGGGTGGCGGACCTCGCGGTGCTGCTGTCCAGCGCGATGCGCGGCAGTGCCCGCCCGCTGCGGGTCGCCTCCCTGCTCACCGCCGCCTACCACGCGGCATGCCCGCTCACCGAGGCCGAACTCGACCTGGTGTTCCCGCTGGCCGCCATCCGGGCGGCGGCGGTGGCGGCCACCACGGCGCGGCTGGACTCCTCCGGGGAGCACGGCGACCCCCGGCATCGCTCCCCCGCGGCCGCCGCGCTGGTCCGCACCCTCGCGCAAACCCCGGCCGCCGTCGGCACCGGCGTGATCCGGCGGGCGTGCGGGCTCCCGGCAGGCCCGGACACGGCCGCGGTCACCGGATGGCTCGCGGACAACGCGGGCACCTTCCGCGGGGTGGTGTGCGCGCGGACCCGGCCGGTGGACCTTTCCGCCGGCAGCCCGGTCTTCGACGAGGCCGACCCGCGCGATCCCGCCACGCTGCGGGCCGCGGCCCAGGCCGCGATCGTGGCGGCCCGGCCCGCGGTGCCGGTCACCCGCTACGGGGAGCCACGTTTCCTGGCACCGGCACGACGTGGCACGGCGACCGGGGAGCCCGCGAACGTACCGACCGGCGTCGAGCTGTTCCCCGCCGGGGACGAACCGGTCTTCGCCCCGGTCGCCGGTACGGTCGAGGCGACGGACCCGGACCTCGTGCTCCGGCACGAACCGGTGCGCGGCGTCCGGTTCTGGACCGGCTACTCCGGGCTGGCAACCGGGCTCGAGACCGGCGCCGAGGTTGCCGCGGGCCGGCGGATCGGGACCGTCCGCGCGGACGCGGGCGTCCCGTCCCCGCCGCGCCTGGGGATCCGGCTGTCGACCGTGCCGGTCACCTCGTGGTCCGACATCCCCGCGCTGGTGCCGCCTTCCGAGGCACCGGTGTGGCAGGAACTGCTGCCCGACCCGACGGCGCTCACCGGTCAGCCGGAACCGGCCGCGTGGTCTCCCGTGCTCGACCGCGTACTGGGCACCAGGGCCGAGCGGCTGCCCGCCACCCACCCGACCTACTACGACGAGCCGATCACCATGGTGCGGGCACGGGACTGCTGGTTCTACGACGAGCACGGCCGGTCCTACCTGGACTCGCTGAACAACGTGACACTGCTCGGCCACGGGCACCCGCGGCTGGTCGACGCGGCGACCCGGCAGCTGCGCAGGCTCAACACCAACAGCCGGTTCGTCTACCAGTCGCTGACCGAGTACGCGGACGCGCTCACCGCGACCCTGCCGGAAGGCCTGGACGTGGTGTACTTCGTCAACTCCGGCAGCGAGGCGAACGACCTCGCGCTGCGGATGGCGCGCTACGTGTCGGGACGCCAGGACGTGGTGATCATCGACGACGCCTACCACGGCTACACGGCCGCGGTCTCCGACGTGAGCCCCTCGCGGTACCGCCACTACGGCAAGCCGGGTACCACCCACCCCACGCCGGTACCCGACCGGTATCGCGGACCGTACGGTTACGCCGACCCGCGGGCCGGCGCGAGGTACGCCGGGCACGTGATCGACACCTTCGAGCGGCTCGCAGGCCAGCGCCGCGCTCCCACGGCGTTCCTGTTCGAGTCCCTGCTCGCGGGCGCGGGCCAGATCGTGCTCCCGCCCGGGTACCTGGAAACCGTCTTCGCCGCGGCGAAGCGGCACGGCGCGTTCACCATCGCCGACGAGGTGCAGGTCGGGTTCGGCAGGCTGGGCGAGGCGTTCTGGGGGTTCCAGACCCAGGGCCCCGAACTGGTGCCCGACTTCGTGACCATGGGCAAGTCGATGGGCAACGGGTTCCCGGTGGCGGCGCTGGTGACCACAAGGGCGATCTCCGAGGCCTTCGACGCAAGCGGCCGGTTCTTCTCCACCTACGGCGGCAACCCGGTCGCCTGCGCGGTGGGCCTCGAGCTGCTGCGGGTGCTGGAGGACGAGCGCCTGCAGGACAATGCCCTGCACGTCGGCCGGTACTTCCGGGACCGGCTGGCCGAGCTGGCGAGCACGCACGAGTTGGTCGGTGACGTGCGCGGGCAGGGCTTCTACAGCGGTGTCGAGCTGGTCCGTGACCGCGGCACCAGGGAGCCCGCCCCCGCGGAGACGTTGCTGGTCTGCGAGCGGCTCAAGGACGAGGGCATTCTCGTCTATCCGACCGGCCCGCACGGCAACGTCCTCAAACTCAAACCACCGCTGACCTTCACCAGGGCGCACGCGGACGAGTTCACCTCTACTTTGGACAACATACTGGAAGCGGGTTGGTGA
- a CDS encoding prolyl oligopeptidase family serine peptidase, whose product MSDPTSPVPAAAEPDDPHLWLEEVTGERALGWVRERNAETIEELTGTESFGTLEREIREVLDADDRIPYVRRRGAYLYNFWQDATHPRGLWRRTTLEEYRKPVPDWDVLLDVDALAEQEGENWVWQGATVLRPGLNRCLVELSRGGADATVVREFDLESRSFVTDGFELPEAKSAVSWIDEDRIYVGTDFGPGSLTSSGYPRLVKEWRRGTPLEQAGLVYEGKPDDVAVYGLHDPTEGFERDVVVRSIDFHHSELHLRTADGLVRLDVPDDAKASMHREWLLVRTRSPWTVGGTEYPAGALLAADLAAYLAGGRELTLLFAPDAHTSLDSYSWTRNHLILDTLSDVQTRLRVLTPDPDGWRDEPLPVPASGAATITVSDTDPEQSDEYLVNASGFTEPSTLALGRVGGELETLKRAPAFFDGSAHTVEQHFATSADGTRIPYFVVGDRGDRPAPTLLTAYGGFELSLTPSYSGVVGRGWLSRGGTYVVANLRGGGEYGPEWHTQAVKANRHRVYEDFAAVAADLTTRGITTPESLGIQGGSNGGLLMGVMLTHYPELFGAVVSQVPLLDMRRYHKLLAGASWMAEYGDPDSEAEWAYLSEYSPYQNVEPGLHYPPVLFVTSTRDDRVHPAHARKMVARMRDYDYRTVRYYENIEGGHGAAADNAQLAFKWALVFEFLWRTLGTGS is encoded by the coding sequence ATGAGTGATCCCACCTCCCCGGTCCCCGCCGCAGCAGAACCCGACGACCCGCACCTCTGGCTGGAAGAGGTCACCGGCGAGCGGGCGCTGGGCTGGGTACGGGAGCGCAACGCCGAGACGATCGAGGAACTGACCGGCACCGAGTCCTTCGGCACGCTGGAACGCGAGATCCGCGAGGTGCTGGACGCCGACGACCGCATCCCCTACGTGCGGCGGCGCGGCGCGTACCTCTACAACTTCTGGCAGGACGCCACGCATCCGCGCGGGCTGTGGCGCCGAACCACCCTGGAGGAGTACCGCAAGCCCGTACCGGACTGGGATGTGCTGCTGGACGTGGACGCGCTCGCCGAGCAGGAGGGCGAGAACTGGGTGTGGCAGGGCGCCACCGTGCTGCGGCCTGGCCTGAACCGGTGCCTGGTCGAGCTGTCCAGGGGCGGCGCCGACGCCACCGTCGTGCGCGAGTTCGACCTGGAGAGCCGGTCGTTCGTCACGGACGGTTTCGAACTGCCCGAGGCGAAGAGCGCGGTGTCCTGGATCGACGAGGACCGCATCTATGTCGGTACCGACTTCGGCCCTGGCTCACTGACCAGCTCCGGTTATCCCCGGCTGGTCAAGGAATGGCGGCGGGGCACCCCGCTGGAGCAGGCCGGTCTGGTCTACGAGGGCAAGCCGGACGATGTCGCGGTGTACGGCCTGCACGACCCCACCGAGGGCTTCGAGCGGGACGTGGTCGTGCGCAGCATCGACTTCCACCACTCGGAGTTGCACCTGCGCACCGCGGACGGCCTGGTGAGGCTGGACGTGCCGGACGACGCGAAGGCCTCGATGCACCGCGAGTGGCTGCTGGTGCGCACCCGCTCGCCATGGACGGTCGGCGGTACCGAGTACCCCGCGGGGGCGCTGCTCGCCGCCGACCTGGCGGCGTACCTCGCCGGCGGGCGTGAACTGACCCTGCTGTTCGCGCCGGACGCGCACACCTCGCTGGACTCCTACAGCTGGACCCGCAACCACCTGATCCTGGACACCCTGTCCGATGTGCAGACGCGGCTCCGGGTGCTCACCCCGGACCCGGACGGCTGGCGGGACGAACCGCTGCCGGTGCCTGCCTCCGGCGCGGCCACCATCACCGTCAGCGACACCGATCCCGAGCAGAGTGACGAGTACCTGGTCAACGCCAGCGGGTTCACCGAGCCCTCCACGCTGGCACTCGGGCGGGTCGGCGGCGAACTGGAGACGCTGAAGCGGGCGCCCGCGTTCTTCGACGGCTCCGCGCACACCGTGGAGCAGCATTTCGCCACCTCGGCCGACGGCACGCGCATCCCCTACTTCGTCGTCGGCGACCGGGGCGATCGGCCCGCGCCGACGCTGCTCACCGCGTACGGCGGCTTCGAGCTCTCACTGACGCCCTCCTACAGCGGGGTCGTCGGCCGCGGCTGGCTGTCCCGCGGGGGCACCTACGTGGTGGCCAACCTGCGCGGCGGTGGGGAGTACGGGCCGGAGTGGCACACCCAGGCGGTCAAGGCGAACAGGCACCGGGTGTACGAGGACTTCGCGGCCGTCGCCGCCGACCTCACCACGCGGGGCATCACCACCCCCGAGTCGCTGGGCATCCAGGGCGGCAGCAACGGCGGGCTGCTGATGGGCGTCATGCTCACCCACTACCCGGAGCTGTTCGGGGCGGTGGTCAGCCAGGTCCCGCTGCTGGACATGCGCCGCTACCACAAGCTGCTCGCCGGAGCCTCCTGGATGGCCGAGTACGGCGACCCGGACTCCGAGGCCGAATGGGCCTACCTCAGCGAGTACTCGCCCTACCAGAACGTGGAACCGGGTCTGCACTACCCGCCGGTGCTGTTCGTGACGTCCACAAGGGACGATCGGGTGCACCCGGCGCACGCCCGCAAGATGGTGGCACGCATGCGGGACTACGACTACCGGACCGTGCGGTACTACGAGAACATCGAGGGCGGCCACGGTGCGGCCGCCGACAACGCGCAGCTTGCCTTCAAATGGGCCCTGGTGTTCGAGTTCCTGTGGCGGACGCTCGGCACGGGGTCATGA
- a CDS encoding alcohol dehydrogenase catalytic domain-containing protein: MRAAVLRHAGLDGIGIRDDVETVAVSDVLVRVRVRAAGVCHSDLSAATGRLGLAPPVVLGHEAAGEVVEVGDQVRDFEPGDRVMVSWVPQCGSCPCCLRGQPELCGYALEPGYRRPRFLVGSKPVAAQAGCGAFAEEVVVTQHNLVRLPDGVPYEIGALVSCGVSTGVGAVLNTAELAEGATAVVIGCGGVGMSIVQAARAAGAATVVAVDPVPAKRELARTLGASIAAAPAELAEHLPTAGGEAGFDVAFEAVGLPETIRSAYDATRRGGTTVIVGVGAAEATVPFSARELYASGRRLVGSVFGSCDIHRDFPRNIELWRKGELELEALISDRIGLTDLPDALRALRSGSALRSVVIF, from the coding sequence ATGCGCGCTGCCGTGCTGCGGCATGCCGGGCTGGACGGGATCGGCATCCGCGACGATGTCGAGACCGTCGCGGTGTCCGATGTGCTCGTCCGGGTGCGGGTACGGGCCGCCGGCGTCTGCCACTCCGACCTGTCCGCGGCCACCGGGCGGCTCGGCCTCGCTCCCCCGGTGGTGCTCGGCCACGAGGCTGCCGGTGAGGTGGTCGAGGTCGGTGACCAGGTGCGGGACTTCGAACCCGGCGACCGGGTGATGGTCTCCTGGGTGCCGCAGTGCGGCTCCTGCCCGTGCTGCCTGCGCGGGCAACCGGAACTGTGTGGCTACGCCCTCGAACCGGGCTACCGCAGGCCGCGGTTCCTGGTCGGGAGCAAGCCGGTGGCCGCGCAGGCCGGTTGTGGCGCGTTCGCCGAGGAGGTCGTGGTCACCCAGCACAACCTCGTGCGGCTGCCGGACGGTGTGCCGTACGAGATCGGTGCGCTGGTCAGCTGCGGGGTCAGCACCGGGGTGGGTGCGGTGCTGAACACCGCGGAACTGGCGGAGGGCGCCACGGCGGTGGTGATCGGCTGTGGCGGTGTCGGCATGTCGATCGTGCAGGCCGCCCGTGCCGCGGGCGCGGCCACCGTGGTCGCGGTGGATCCGGTACCGGCCAAGCGCGAGCTGGCCCGCACGCTGGGTGCCTCGATCGCCGCCGCCCCTGCCGAGCTCGCCGAGCACCTGCCCACCGCGGGCGGCGAGGCCGGGTTCGACGTGGCCTTCGAGGCGGTCGGTCTCCCGGAGACCATCCGGTCCGCCTACGACGCGACCAGGCGCGGCGGAACCACCGTGATCGTCGGCGTCGGAGCCGCGGAGGCCACGGTGCCGTTCTCCGCACGCGAGCTGTACGCGAGCGGCAGGCGCCTGGTCGGCTCGGTATTCGGTTCGTGCGACATCCACCGGGACTTTCCCCGCAACATCGAGTTGTGGCGCAAGGGTGAACTGGAGTTGGAAGCATTGATCAGCGATCGGATCGGCCTCACCGACCTGCCGGACGCGCTGCGGGCGCTGCGCTCCGGTTCCGCGCTTCGTTCGGTGGTGATCTTCTGA
- a CDS encoding amidohydrolase: protein MKADLVLRGGRVLTVDENFTVASAVAVAGQRIIAVGDDESTSALIGPESTVVELDGRAVLPGINDAHLHLAMFGQSMSSVDLTGIESAAALRGALRDASTTLPDGRWLVGEGWREANIAEFGASGPGPHRAVLDEVTGSRPTVLHHASRHSVLVNSAALRVAGIDRDTPDPAGGAIVRDPDGEPTGMLLESAGILVTRHLPAQPRRQRLDAIATAMRTLNSLGITSVTDPIVWPELLRDYTALHQASRMTVRVNALLHWEWPSPSTSVRRLESALAEAGLSTGLGDDWLRVGGAKLFADGVPSHGTAWLHQPYPDGGHGGLVTPGADDDARYAELLDSIETVHRHRLQAQIHVTGDRAADAAIDGIVRAQRGDPWPSARHALIHGTLLAEESLPRLAEHGIGVITSSLMKSHSGATISAAIGTDRWARAFPAGALLGHGVPVADSSDAPVCFPDWRRGLATFLGAAPHPLAEIPPELRLTREQGIRLWTSAGAYFEHAERRKGTIEPGKLADLVVLDGDPMTAPAERLAELRPNLTIVGGRTVFDADTPTPPDMP from the coding sequence ATGAAGGCCGATCTGGTGTTGCGTGGCGGTCGCGTACTGACCGTCGACGAGAACTTCACGGTCGCCTCGGCGGTGGCCGTCGCGGGGCAGCGGATCATCGCGGTCGGCGACGACGAGTCGACCAGCGCGCTGATCGGCCCGGAGTCCACAGTGGTCGAACTGGACGGGCGCGCGGTACTGCCCGGAATCAACGACGCGCACCTGCACCTGGCGATGTTCGGCCAGTCGATGTCCTCGGTCGACCTCACCGGGATCGAGTCGGCCGCGGCCTTGCGCGGCGCGCTGCGGGACGCGTCCACGACCCTGCCGGACGGGCGGTGGCTGGTCGGCGAGGGCTGGCGGGAAGCCAACATCGCCGAGTTCGGCGCATCGGGGCCGGGGCCGCACCGCGCGGTGCTCGACGAGGTCACCGGTAGCCGGCCCACCGTGCTGCACCACGCGTCGCGGCACTCGGTTCTGGTCAACAGCGCGGCGCTGCGCGTGGCCGGGATCGACCGGGACACCCCGGACCCGGCAGGCGGCGCCATCGTGCGTGACCCGGACGGCGAGCCGACCGGGATGTTGCTGGAGTCGGCGGGGATCCTTGTCACGCGGCACCTGCCCGCGCAACCGCGGCGGCAACGGCTGGACGCGATCGCCACCGCGATGCGCACGCTGAACTCGCTGGGCATCACCAGCGTGACCGATCCGATCGTCTGGCCGGAACTGCTGCGCGACTACACCGCGCTGCACCAGGCAAGCCGCATGACCGTCCGGGTCAACGCCCTGCTGCACTGGGAGTGGCCCTCGCCGTCGACCTCGGTGCGTAGGCTCGAGTCCGCGCTGGCGGAGGCCGGGCTGTCCACCGGGCTCGGCGACGACTGGTTGCGGGTCGGCGGGGCGAAGCTGTTCGCCGACGGCGTGCCGAGCCACGGTACGGCCTGGCTGCACCAGCCTTACCCGGACGGCGGACACGGGGGCCTGGTCACCCCCGGCGCGGACGACGACGCCCGCTATGCCGAGTTGCTGGACTCCATCGAGACGGTGCACCGGCACCGGTTGCAGGCGCAGATCCACGTGACCGGGGACCGCGCCGCCGACGCCGCCATCGACGGGATCGTCCGCGCCCAGCGGGGCGACCCCTGGCCTTCGGCACGGCACGCCCTGATCCACGGGACGCTGCTGGCGGAGGAATCGTTGCCACGGCTGGCGGAGCACGGTATCGGGGTGATCACCAGCTCGCTGATGAAGTCACACAGCGGGGCCACGATCAGCGCGGCGATCGGGACGGACCGGTGGGCGCGCGCGTTTCCCGCCGGCGCCCTGCTCGGGCACGGGGTGCCCGTGGCGGACAGCTCCGACGCGCCGGTCTGCTTCCCGGACTGGCGACGTGGCCTGGCCACTTTCCTCGGCGCCGCACCGCATCCGCTCGCCGAGATCCCGCCGGAACTGCGACTCACCCGCGAGCAGGGCATCCGGCTGTGGACCAGCGCCGGCGCCTACTTCGAGCACGCCGAGCGGCGCAAGGGCACGATCGAGCCCGGCAAGCTGGCCGATCTCGTCGTGCTGGACGGCGATCCGATGACCGCTCCCGCCGAGCGGCTCGCCGAACTCCGACCGAACCTGACCATCGTGGGCGGTCGCACGGTCTTCGACGCCGACACCCCCACCCCACCGGACATGCCCTGA
- a CDS encoding neutral zinc metallopeptidase → MPPPPRYPAPAPPQAPPRNSPVALLGTLVIVLGLVLVVAVAGRSADPVEGTAVAIPGLSEKTPGEPSQDQGPEPVWELGTNPLLDDGVVLPAVTCDLPRIGRSTDQLVAFYEAGMRCLDEAWEPVLRQVNEPFFAAGLEVTADAATRCGEAPPESEATAYYCPLDEVIYMPENRLLDTVGVDRASHLAVLAHEYGHHVQSLSGIMYAVADVSFAMPEGSPEELEMSRRVELQANCFAGLFIASAAGRGSVTISLSEAAMVDFRNTDGDDTHGSLDNQVTWARAGFEGEGTAACNTWTATPEEVS, encoded by the coding sequence ATGCCGCCCCCGCCGCGTTACCCCGCCCCGGCGCCCCCGCAGGCCCCGCCGCGCAACTCACCGGTCGCCCTGCTCGGAACCCTGGTGATCGTGCTCGGCCTGGTGCTGGTGGTGGCGGTGGCAGGCAGGTCAGCGGATCCGGTCGAGGGCACGGCGGTGGCGATACCGGGGCTCAGCGAGAAGACCCCCGGCGAGCCGAGCCAGGACCAGGGGCCGGAACCGGTATGGGAGCTGGGCACGAACCCGTTGCTGGACGACGGCGTCGTACTGCCCGCGGTGACCTGCGACCTGCCACGGATCGGCCGGTCCACCGACCAGCTTGTCGCCTTCTACGAGGCCGGGATGCGCTGCCTGGACGAGGCGTGGGAGCCGGTGCTGCGGCAGGTGAACGAGCCGTTCTTCGCGGCGGGGCTCGAGGTGACCGCGGACGCGGCCACCCGGTGTGGCGAAGCCCCGCCGGAATCGGAGGCCACGGCCTACTACTGCCCGCTGGACGAGGTCATCTACATGCCGGAGAACCGGTTGCTCGACACCGTCGGCGTGGACCGGGCCTCCCATCTCGCGGTGCTGGCGCACGAGTACGGGCACCATGTGCAGTCGCTGAGCGGGATCATGTACGCGGTCGCCGACGTGTCCTTCGCGATGCCCGAGGGCAGTCCCGAGGAACTGGAGATGAGCAGGCGGGTCGAGTTGCAGGCGAACTGCTTCGCCGGGCTGTTCATCGCCAGCGCCGCCGGGCGTGGTTCGGTCACCATCTCGCTGAGCGAGGCCGCCATGGTGGACTTCCGCAACACCGATGGTGACGACACGCACGGCTCGCTCGATAACCAGGTCACCTGGGCCCGGGCCGGCTTCGAGGGCGAGGGCACCGCAGCCTGCAACACCTGGACGGCCACCCCCGAAGAAGTCAGCTAA
- a CDS encoding NUDIX domain-containing protein produces MGGKQSAGILLFRGTGPEAEVLLGHMGGPFWAKRDEGGWSIPKGECDPEEDPQAAAEREFREELGVPVPDGEWVALGTARQSGSKTVTIWAVHSDLNPDLVTPGTFELEWPRGSGNVQEFPELDRVAWFDLAQAETKLAKGQRVFLDRLSEQLA; encoded by the coding sequence GTGGGAGGTAAGCAGAGCGCGGGAATTCTCCTGTTCCGCGGGACGGGTCCGGAGGCCGAGGTACTCCTCGGGCACATGGGCGGCCCGTTCTGGGCGAAACGGGACGAGGGCGGATGGTCCATACCCAAGGGTGAGTGCGATCCGGAGGAGGATCCGCAGGCAGCGGCGGAGCGTGAGTTCCGCGAGGAGCTGGGGGTCCCGGTTCCGGACGGCGAGTGGGTCGCCCTCGGTACCGCACGGCAGTCCGGCAGCAAGACGGTGACCATCTGGGCGGTGCACAGCGACCTGAATCCGGACCTGGTGACGCCGGGGACCTTCGAGCTGGAGTGGCCACGAGGTTCCGGAAACGTGCAGGAGTTCCCCGAGCTCGACCGGGTCGCCTGGTTCGACCTCGCGCAGGCGGAGACGAAGCTGGCCAAGGGGCAGCGGGTGTTCCTGGACCGCCTGTCCGAGCAGCTCGCCTAG
- a CDS encoding amidohydrolase family protein, which yields MSTVDRSAGTGPSRREFLGRLARGGAGLAVAGGALPLLSGQATGAVPRITVLTGATLIDGTGRPPRRNATVVLADDRIVAVGSLDRTAIPAGATVVHLHGKYVIPGLWDMHVHTSPIPEIYPPLYVVNGVTGIREMYGFSPALHDLRDRIESGSLLGPRMVIASTIIDGPHSIHESSGAAVVETAAEARAAVRTAVDKGADFVKGYSFLHPEPFAALAEEARRVGLPFAGHVPDRVSAWTASSTGLDCFEHLFGTFFATSTKEGELRRRLTSVPVDPEQPWAWMALARELERQSLASHSPRRAAAFFHHLRRNGTWQSPTLNVLHAQSLPIEEFDLADPRLEYLPPGTAEFWLEQLRYTAPSTPEEIENLRRLFAAQQRMVRDLDEAGVQLIAGTDSNNPFCYPGFGLHDELALLVDAGLSPMRALQLATRDAARYLGRERTAGTVAPGKVADLVVLEDDPLADIRNTQRIHSVVSRGRYLSPEKRTEMLADIKKAASEAAGTAAPAACCGTRS from the coding sequence TTGTCCACAGTAGACAGATCGGCGGGTACGGGTCCGAGTCGGAGGGAGTTCCTCGGCCGGCTGGCCAGGGGCGGCGCCGGTCTCGCCGTCGCGGGCGGCGCGCTGCCCCTGCTTTCCGGCCAGGCCACGGGCGCGGTTCCGCGGATCACCGTGCTGACCGGCGCCACCCTGATCGACGGCACCGGCCGCCCGCCGCGTCGCAACGCCACCGTGGTACTGGCCGACGACCGGATCGTGGCCGTCGGGTCGCTGGACCGCACCGCCATCCCGGCCGGGGCCACGGTGGTGCACCTGCACGGCAAGTACGTCATCCCGGGACTGTGGGACATGCACGTGCACACCTCGCCGATCCCGGAGATCTACCCGCCGCTGTACGTGGTCAACGGCGTCACCGGGATCCGTGAGATGTACGGCTTCTCGCCCGCGCTGCACGACCTGCGCGACCGGATCGAGAGCGGCTCCCTGCTCGGACCGCGGATGGTCATCGCCAGCACCATCATCGACGGGCCGCATTCCATCCACGAGTCCAGCGGTGCGGCCGTCGTGGAAACCGCGGCCGAGGCCAGGGCCGCCGTGCGCACCGCCGTGGACAAGGGCGCTGACTTCGTCAAGGGGTACTCCTTCCTGCACCCGGAACCCTTCGCCGCGCTCGCCGAGGAGGCACGGCGGGTCGGGCTGCCGTTCGCCGGCCACGTGCCCGACCGGGTCTCCGCCTGGACGGCGAGCAGCACCGGCCTCGACTGTTTCGAGCACCTGTTCGGCACGTTCTTCGCTACCTCCACGAAGGAGGGCGAGCTGCGTCGCCGGCTCACCTCGGTTCCGGTGGATCCGGAACAGCCGTGGGCATGGATGGCGCTGGCCCGCGAACTGGAGCGGCAGTCGCTGGCCAGCCACAGCCCGCGCCGCGCCGCCGCGTTCTTCCACCACCTGCGGCGCAACGGCACCTGGCAGTCACCGACGTTGAACGTGCTGCACGCCCAGTCCCTGCCGATCGAGGAATTCGACTTGGCGGACCCGCGGCTGGAGTACCTGCCCCCGGGCACCGCCGAGTTCTGGCTGGAGCAGTTGCGCTACACCGCGCCCTCCACCCCGGAGGAGATCGAGAACCTCCGCCGGTTGTTCGCCGCGCAGCAGCGGATGGTGCGGGACCTGGACGAGGCCGGTGTGCAGCTGATCGCCGGCACCGACTCGAACAACCCGTTCTGCTATCCCGGTTTCGGGCTGCACGACGAGCTGGCGCTGCTGGTGGACGCCGGGCTGTCCCCGATGCGCGCGTTGCAGCTCGCGACCAGGGACGCCGCCCGCTACCTCGGCCGGGAGCGCACGGCCGGAACCGTCGCCCCCGGCAAGGTCGCCGACCTCGTGGTGCTGGAGGACGACCCGCTCGCCGACATCCGCAACACCCAGCGCATCCACTCGGTGGTCAGCCGTGGCCGTTACCTCTCGCCGGAGAAGCGCACCGAGATGCTCGCCGACATCAAGAAGGCGGCATCCGAGGCCGCGGGCACCGCGGCGCCCGCGGCCTGCTGCGGAACCCGCTCATGA